The nucleotide sequence AGCAGCCATAAGCAGATCATATGTTTCCCAAAATTTTGTGCAATCATCTCCATTAATCAGCTCATCTTTAAACTTAGGAATTAAAGGCTGCAAACTTAATCAAAATAAACAAAACACGTATTTAAAAAGCATATTTTTGTAAACAAAAAAACCAATTGTTATCTTAAAAAACATAAACCCTAAAAAGAGAATAGCCACCTTGGCGAAGAGCATCGACAAGTTACATAAAGGCCCCTTTAAAAGAATTTATGACAACAGAAGAATTTCAGTGATCAAAAAAAGGAATTGGCAACCCTACATTCAATAATGTAGATTGCCAATTCCAACTAACTTCAATCCATCCCCTATTTGACCCCTGCACACCCTTCCTTAATCCTGACTTAGGGTATAGATCAAATCAATTTCATAAGTCCCTGGATCTGCATATATACCGTTGAAACTGGTAAGATAATCGACATCAAATCGATTGCCCAATTTATTCTCATCTCCCTGTTCGCCTCCCTTTAGGAGGTTATTTTCCATTGTTGTAGGGATATAATCCCCACCATTCACCCGAACCCTGAGTACACTCGCAGGAATTTCTGAATTAGAGTTTGTGGATCTAAAGTTTTCAGCCCCCGCCCTCACGGAAATCTTCCATGGTTTATTGGACAGAACACTAATGGTGGAAGCGTTATCAATTTTACTGCCTCCATCCATCTGATCTGTAGAGGTGATATTAAACACAGCACTTGGCCCCACATTGCTTTGAACATTAAGCTTCATAATGTCATGTATCACAATCATAACCTTGCTTGTGGCAGTTTGGTTAGTTTGGCCCCATACTTCTGGGCCAGAACTAAACGCCAAGAAAATTAAAAGAAATAAACCTAACTTTTTCATGACCAAACATTTTAACAGCCGATTACCCTCTTTTTAACTACAATTAATATACACAAAAGGTAGCTTAAATAAAAAATAAATGAGCTCAAAAATCATAACAAATCAGTATGTTTACATTAAAAAACTGATAATTAACCCATTAAAAATCACAGTCAAGATTTTCACGCCAAATAAGTTATAATAGATTCTCACACAGTATCATTCTGGATTTTATTTCCAATGACATCAAAATTAAGAATCATGCGAAATTGACTGGCCATTTAACAGTGGCCGCACCTGTCCACAAGACATCCGGCGAGTCCTAAACCCTTTCTACCTCAGATCATTTGCTTACTGTTTCCATTATGGTAAAACAGCACCTAAGAACAATTTACAAACCCACCATATATGAAACACATTTACTATCAGAGCTAACGGGGAAATGAAACTGAGTACGGTTGTAAGTGGGATGACGAATTGTGGCAATTAATTCATTTATATCAAAAAAACGTTAGCCAGAATCCCTCATATGTTACTAGCATTTACTTTTGGGGCTAATGGTCGGAAGAGGCCATAAACGTAGAAATAGTTTTGAAAAATTGAAATTTTAAAAAGAAATAAATAGAATTTTCCTAAACGTTAGTCAGAATTCCACCTACTTTAAAAAAGCTGACTTCGTACGTTAACGGCGTTGTAGCTTAAAGAATAAACTGGGGAATTTCTGCCGTTAGTCAGAACTTAAAAAAAGATGCTTAAATTAAAAGAGCAAGGCTTATACTACTACCCCATATGTTTCATAAAGGGCTCAGAGTATAGATCAAGGTCCCTTGATAAATCCCAGGCTCGATATATCCTGGAGTAATCCGTAAATCCACATCAATTTGATCCGGTATACCTCCGCCCGAGGATAGTCCCTGTGCAATAACCTGGCTAATAGCTCCTAGCTCTACATAGCTATCCACATAATAGGTTCGTACCTCGACCAAAGGTAACCTACCATTAGCAGTACCAAAATTTTCTAGTTGGACCTGAAGGCTCCAAGGAGAGTTGGAAACTATTTTCAAAACCGTAAAGGGAGTTCTTTCAATTCCATTTTCCAAACTTCCGGCAGTATTGAACACTACAGGAGAAGGATCCCCTCCTTCAATTCTCAAATAAAAAAGCTCGTGAACAGTAATTTTCGGATACATTGCTCCGGAATATCGATTTTGCTGTGCTTGAAGCTTGAAGGAGGAAATTACCAGGATAAGAAAGCACATGAATACTTTTGGAAGCATCTAATCTAAAGTTAATGTAACAATTACTGTTGCACCATATTCACCTGGAGGCATATTACGACTTATTGGGCCAATTAAAAAATCATAAGTGTAGTTATAATCTCTGTTCCCCATATCGGATTGTTGAAATAGCACCACATCGGTATTCTCCCGTAAGGGAATCTGAAGATTTGTAGTGACACCACTGTTGGTATCAGACAATCTGACCGAAAAAAGACCATCAGGAATCATTTGTCCGGAGGGCGGTTGCTCCAACCTGGCGCTAACCAAATAATCCATATTTCTCAACCAGGCCCGCACAGTAAAGGCATTTTCAAACACCAACACCCGGTCAAAATCCGCTATGTCTGTCATATGGTAATCCACCGGGTTGTTTTCTACAACATTAATATAAAATATCTGTTCACTGTTTCCTTGGGCTATACTTGCCCCACACCATATCATTATCCCGGCGGAAGTAAACAGTCTTTTCAAATATTGAATCATATACTAATCTTTTTGCTACCCTCCATGGAAACGCGCGGACAAATTTGGAAAATATCCTTTTAAATAACTAATATAGTCCTGATAATCGCCTAAATAAACAAAGTGTTTAAAAACATAAATAAAATGGACATATACTACAACAACAAAAGAAAATTCAACCTAATGCACCTTATTTTTTTGATTGGTTTACTTGTTTTTTTTGGTGCTGGAAAATCAATCGCACAAAATATCAGTGTATACCCTACAGGCTTAAGTTTTTCCGTAGCAAAAGGAAACAGCAGCACACAAACTATTACGGTGACCAACGTATCGGATAAAGAAGTATTTGTAGAAACCGAAATAGGAGACTGGTATAGAAAAATTGATGGTAGTCATCAATATCTAACCTCTGACAGTTTACATACAAGTTTAGGGCCTTATATCAAATTGGACAAATCATTTGAAAGCATCGAACCAGGGGCATTAGGAGAAATCAGCATAACTGTAACCCTTCCGGACTCGGCCCAGGTCTCGGATAAAATGTTATGGAGCATGTTGTTTGTAAGTGGAATTGAACCAAAGGCCGATCAGGATAGTGGGACGGAGGGGCAGCTCAGTGCCCAGATCCGGGAAATTTTTCGCTTTGGGATTCACCTGTACCAGACTCCACCCACACTTTTGAAAAAATCAGCTCAAATAGTTTCCATGGAAAAAGTGGACCGGGAAATAAGGTTGCAATTTAAAAACACCGGGCCAACAATGCTCCAATGTAAATCCCATTTAGAGCTGGTTGAATTATCTACTGGCGAAAAAACCAAACTACCTATTATAGAATCACCCGTATTTCCATATTATAACAGAGAAGTCCATTTTATTATACCCGAAAACCTCCCCTCAGGCCAATATTCCATATTAGGCATATTGGATTATGACGAATCAAGTCCATTGGAAGCAGTTGAGATCATGCAGGAATTATAATCAGAATTCCCCTTACCTTTGAAATACCAGAATAGCTTTATTAATTTAATAGGCAAAGCTTAGGCCCCTTTCCCTGAAAGTCTCTATCATACTTTCAGGGAAAGGGGGAGTTTTATCATAAAACTGCTTCCTTCGCCCACTTTGCTCTTGAAGTCCACGCTTCCTTCCATTCTATCGACATATTCCCTAACTATACTTAAGCCAAGACCACTGCCACTAATTCCACGGGAATTCCCTCCTCTAAAAAACGGATTAAATACAGATTCTACTTCCTCTGGTCTAATCCCAAAGCCATAATCCTTTACTTCAATATTTATCCAGTTATTTTCTACAAGCAACTTAACAAACGGTTTATTGGCGTTTGCAGGGGAAAACTTAATTGCATTCTCAATAAGGTTTTTAAAAATATGCGTCATCCATATCTTATCTGATTGAACAACTAAATCTTCATCCACGAACAAATCCACTAAGGGGACCTTTTTCTTTGTGAAATTATTAGAAATCAATTCCTGAAAAAACTCTTTGAAGGAGAACATTGAGGTTTCCTTAGTTTCTTCCTTATTGCCATCCAGTACAATCATATCATCCAGCACGTCCTTAAGCCTGTTCACCTGACTGTTGATATTAAGAATCTGCTCTTCAAATTCGGCTTTAAGGGCCTTGTCCTGAATACCCTCCACTGAGTCTGCCGCCAGTTCAGTACACATCATAATAATGGCAAGGGGAGACCTCAGTTCGTGAGAGGCCATGGAAAAGACTTTAGATTTTAACTGATTCAATTCCTTTTCCTGGGACACCAGTTTGCGCAGTTTTCTTTCAGTTTTAACTTTTTCGGAAATTTCTCTGATACTTGATAAGAAAACACGTTCAGTCTGAAACTTGGATGCTTTCAACAGAACTTCCAAATAAACTGATTTTCTGGTTTTATGGTGATTGGTGGAAACAATAAACCTTCCCTCCTGTCCCAAAGCAAGATCTTTAAAATCAACATGATCACCTAACATTCTCATTATCGGTTCTCCGACCAGCTCACTGGACTCTAAGCCTAACATATCTTTTACCGAAGGGGAGATGTACCTGATTTTATTGTCTTTTCCATGAAGACAAATAACATCCTGGACATTTCTTGCCAAAGTGGAATATAATTCCACTGACTGATAAAGATCTTTGACTGTTTTCTTTAATTCTTTAATAAAATGAGATGACCTGATTAAGTTCACATAACTCTCCAAAATCGGTTTGAGTCTGTTAAAGTCCTTCTCCGAATATGGGTTTTCCTTATTGGCAAAAAAAAGAAAACCATATACATGCCCATGATAGGTTAGAGGGATTCCCATCCACTTGTTTACGGAATTTTGTCCCCCGCCAATCAGCAAATTGATATCCGATGCATTGTTCTGGATTTCCAATGTCCCTTCTAATACGGGTTGTAAAACTTCCGATAGCCCGACGGTTTGATCAAGATTTTCTTCCTGGTCGATTCTAATCTGCTCCATAAGACCTATAGATGCATGTACATCCAAGGACACCTTATTTTTCCCCTTGTATACTATTTCTCCTACAATACCCAATTTACTTCCCGTTATCCTGGTGATTCTTTTAAGGATCGCCTTATAAACAGTAGGAGAAATATTCTCCATAAACAATCCCTCCTGCGCCTCACCTATTGATTTTAATACAAGGTTGTATGCTTTTAGTTTACTTTTCTGCTTAATCCTTTTACTGATATCGGCAAATCTACCATACAACTTTTCCGGAGCCCCTTCAGCATCTCTTTTTAGCCGTACCTTATTATTGACCCAGAGCGTACTTCCGTCAATCGTCACCACTCTATGATCAACACTTAGCCCATCCCTATCGAGAGAGGAAAATAGTTTATTTAACCTCTTTTTAAGGTTTTCCCGGTCCTCGGCATAAATATTTTCTGTCCAAATGGTAGTTCCGGAAATAGGGACATTGGTCCTCAAGCCCATTTTTACCATATCATTCCCATAAAAGACCCCTACATTTTCTTTAAAGTCGTATTGGTAAAATAAATCGCTGCAACCTTTCACGAAGAATTCAAATTCATCTGATGAAAGTGACTGGTCTGCCCACAAGCCTACACCTTTATCCGTTACTGCTCGGGAAGGTAAAGTGATGTATATAAAAACCTCTCTTTGTTCATTCGCCCAACCCATCCATTGGAAATTACAAATAACATCTATTCCGTTTGGGTTGTTCTTTTGTCTCATACTGGCTTTGCTTTCTCCATCTTCACCCGGCACCCATTCAGGCAGATTATTCGGATAATCTTTAAAAAAAGGTGCCTCAATAAAACAGTCCCAAACCTTTTGGCCCAAGAAATAATCGCTTGAATAGCCGGTTATTTTTATCAAATTATCATTTACTTCTTTTATAGTTCCCTTTTGGTCTGTTTTGATATAGCCACCTTCCAAACTGTGTATCAAAAAATCACAAAGGGGATTTTCCCTACTGCTTTCGGGTTTTTGAAAGAGCATTTTCATCCAAAAAAAAATTTCATTAATAATTAAATGAATGATTTCCGATTTGTTGGAACGCCTGTTACCGTAAGGAGTCTTCTCACATAAAAACAGCCCTCCTTCAAACTTATCGCCTATCAATAAAGGGGATACAGTTACTCTCCAATCCTTTAAATGATCGTCTATACTTTTTTTTGTGCTGTTTGTTTCAAAAACCTTCAATTGAATAGAAGTATTGATTTCACCAACCGCCTTACCTTCACATTTTTCTTCCCATGGCAGCAGTCGGATACTTTCAATAATTCCATCCACCTCATCTGATTTTTTCCATAACCAAAGAGGTCCTTCCCAATTTCCCGCTACTTTTTCCCCATTGGCTTTCAAAAAAAACACCCCGGAAAAGCCAAGGCCTTCCCCCATAATTTTAACTGTATTACTAATTTTTTGGTTGATCAGGATATCAGACTGACAAATTCGCTGAATATCAAATAAAATGGCAAAATCTTTACTTTTTGAATTCATAAATAATCTATTTCAAATTTAAACACCTTTACTTTTTACCATTAAACTAACTTTCCTCATTTAAGATCGATATGAACACAAAAAAGACACAGCTACTAACTGTGCCCTTTATTTGGTCTTCACCCAGAAAGATGATCAGGTGAAGAGCATCGGTAACAAAATACTCCTGTCACCCACGTAAATTATAAACCTACTCATTTTCATTAAAGTTAAGAGGTAAAATCCATATTGATGATAAAACGCCTCATTATGTAAATAAAAGGTAGTTTTTAGAAAAAAATTCCATTAAAATGTACTATATCTCTTAAAATAAATTATTTAACCTTAATTTATTTTTTTATTAACTAGGCTTTGGTGTTTTCATAGCTAACTTGAGCCAAAGCCTTCTGTATTTCCATCACATCAAAAGGCCTTTTGATCACATAACTAATACCATTTTCATTCAATGATAAATCGTTCCAAGTATCATTGATCGAATCAATTATTATAAAGAACATGTTGCG is from Echinicola marina and encodes:
- a CDS encoding DUF916 domain-containing protein, coding for MDIYYNNKRKFNLMHLIFLIGLLVFFGAGKSIAQNISVYPTGLSFSVAKGNSSTQTITVTNVSDKEVFVETEIGDWYRKIDGSHQYLTSDSLHTSLGPYIKLDKSFESIEPGALGEISITVTLPDSAQVSDKMLWSMLFVSGIEPKADQDSGTEGQLSAQIREIFRFGIHLYQTPPTLLKKSAQIVSMEKVDREIRLQFKNTGPTMLQCKSHLELVELSTGEKTKLPIIESPVFPYYNREVHFIIPENLPSGQYSILGILDYDESSPLEAVEIMQEL
- a CDS encoding ATP-binding protein, producing MNSKSKDFAILFDIQRICQSDILINQKISNTVKIMGEGLGFSGVFFLKANGEKVAGNWEGPLWLWKKSDEVDGIIESIRLLPWEEKCEGKAVGEINTSIQLKVFETNSTKKSIDDHLKDWRVTVSPLLIGDKFEGGLFLCEKTPYGNRRSNKSEIIHLIINEIFFWMKMLFQKPESSRENPLCDFLIHSLEGGYIKTDQKGTIKEVNDNLIKITGYSSDYFLGQKVWDCFIEAPFFKDYPNNLPEWVPGEDGESKASMRQKNNPNGIDVICNFQWMGWANEQREVFIYITLPSRAVTDKGVGLWADQSLSSDEFEFFVKGCSDLFYQYDFKENVGVFYGNDMVKMGLRTNVPISGTTIWTENIYAEDRENLKKRLNKLFSSLDRDGLSVDHRVVTIDGSTLWVNNKVRLKRDAEGAPEKLYGRFADISKRIKQKSKLKAYNLVLKSIGEAQEGLFMENISPTVYKAILKRITRITGSKLGIVGEIVYKGKNKVSLDVHASIGLMEQIRIDQEENLDQTVGLSEVLQPVLEGTLEIQNNASDINLLIGGGQNSVNKWMGIPLTYHGHVYGFLFFANKENPYSEKDFNRLKPILESYVNLIRSSHFIKELKKTVKDLYQSVELYSTLARNVQDVICLHGKDNKIRYISPSVKDMLGLESSELVGEPIMRMLGDHVDFKDLALGQEGRFIVSTNHHKTRKSVYLEVLLKASKFQTERVFLSSIREISEKVKTERKLRKLVSQEKELNQLKSKVFSMASHELRSPLAIIMMCTELAADSVEGIQDKALKAEFEEQILNINSQVNRLKDVLDDMIVLDGNKEETKETSMFSFKEFFQELISNNFTKKKVPLVDLFVDEDLVVQSDKIWMTHIFKNLIENAIKFSPANANKPFVKLLVENNWINIEVKDYGFGIRPEEVESVFNPFFRGGNSRGISGSGLGLSIVREYVDRMEGSVDFKSKVGEGSSFMIKLPLSLKV